Proteins encoded in a region of the Streptomyces sp. NBC_01471 genome:
- the pdxH gene encoding pyridoxamine 5'-phosphate oxidase: protein MREQYRSSVLADADLAAAPMDQFARWFAEAVAGGLHEPNAMVVSTATPQGSPSVRTVLLKHFDADGFVFFTNHGSRKGREMAANPQVSLLFPWHRISRQIIVTGTAARVAREETVAYFRTRPHGSQLGAWASAQSSVIASREELTSHYEEVAARYPEGTEVPVPEDWGGFRVTPGTVEFWQGHANRLHDRLRYVRAETDAETDSGWRVERLCP from the coding sequence ATGCGCGAGCAGTACCGCTCCTCCGTCCTCGCGGACGCAGACCTCGCCGCCGCCCCGATGGACCAGTTCGCCCGCTGGTTCGCCGAAGCCGTCGCGGGCGGCCTGCACGAACCGAACGCGATGGTCGTCTCGACCGCGACCCCCCAGGGCAGCCCCTCCGTCCGTACGGTGCTGCTCAAGCACTTCGACGCGGACGGATTCGTCTTCTTCACCAACCACGGCTCCCGCAAGGGCCGTGAAATGGCCGCCAACCCGCAGGTCTCGCTGCTCTTCCCGTGGCACCGGATCTCCCGCCAGATCATCGTCACGGGCACGGCGGCCCGTGTCGCCCGCGAGGAGACGGTGGCGTACTTCCGCACCCGCCCGCACGGCTCGCAGCTCGGCGCGTGGGCGAGCGCCCAGTCGTCGGTGATCGCCTCACGCGAGGAACTCACCAGCCATTACGAAGAGGTGGCGGCCCGTTACCCGGAGGGCACCGAGGTCCCGGTACCGGAGGACTGGGGCGGTTTCCGGGTGACCCCCGGCACGGTGGAATTCTGGCAGGGCCACGCGAACCGGCTGCACGACCGGCTGCGGTACGTACGCGCGGAGACGGATGCGGAGACGGATTCCGGGTGGCGTGTGGAGCGGCTCTGCCCGTGA
- a CDS encoding citrate synthase 2 translates to MSDAAAAFVPGLEGVVAFETEIAEPDKEGGALRYRGVDIEDLVGQVSFGNVWGLLVDGAFNPGLPPAEPFPIPVHSGDVRVDVQSALAMLAPVWGLKPLLDIDERTARDDLARAAVMALSYVAQSARGQGSPMVPQSEIDKADSVVERFMVRWRGEPDPKHVKAVDAYWTSAAEHGMNASTFTARVIASTGADVAAALSGAVGAMSGPLHGGAPSRVLGMIEEIERTGDATAYVKRALDQGERLMGFGHRVYRAEDPRARVLRRTARELAAPRFEVAEALEKAALEELHARRPDRVLATNVEFWAAIVLDFAEVPAHMFTSMFTCARTAGWSAHILEQKRTGRLVRPSATYVGPGTRDPRQIEGFDSIRG, encoded by the coding sequence ATGTCCGACGCCGCTGCCGCTTTCGTACCCGGACTCGAAGGAGTCGTCGCATTCGAGACCGAGATCGCCGAACCGGACAAGGAGGGCGGCGCGCTGCGGTACCGCGGCGTCGACATCGAGGATCTGGTCGGTCAGGTGTCCTTCGGGAACGTCTGGGGTCTGCTGGTCGACGGGGCGTTCAATCCCGGGCTGCCGCCCGCCGAGCCGTTCCCCATCCCGGTGCACTCCGGTGACGTCCGGGTCGACGTGCAGTCCGCGCTGGCGATGCTCGCGCCCGTCTGGGGTCTGAAACCGCTGCTGGACATCGATGAGCGCACCGCCCGCGACGATCTGGCGCGCGCCGCGGTGATGGCACTCTCGTACGTCGCCCAGTCGGCGCGCGGCCAGGGCAGCCCGATGGTTCCGCAGAGCGAGATCGACAAGGCGGATTCGGTCGTCGAGCGCTTCATGGTCCGCTGGCGCGGTGAGCCGGACCCCAAGCACGTCAAGGCGGTTGACGCGTACTGGACGTCGGCGGCCGAACACGGCATGAACGCCTCCACGTTCACCGCCCGCGTCATCGCGTCGACCGGCGCGGACGTCGCGGCCGCGCTCTCGGGCGCGGTGGGTGCGATGTCCGGCCCGCTGCACGGCGGTGCGCCGTCGCGGGTCCTCGGCATGATCGAGGAGATCGAGCGGACGGGCGACGCGACGGCGTACGTGAAGCGGGCGCTGGACCAGGGCGAGCGGCTGATGGGCTTCGGCCACCGCGTCTACCGTGCCGAGGATCCGCGGGCCCGGGTCCTGCGCCGTACGGCCAGGGAGCTGGCCGCACCGCGCTTCGAGGTGGCCGAGGCGCTGGAGAAGGCGGCCCTGGAAGAGCTGCACGCCAGGCGCCCCGACCGGGTGCTGGCCACGAACGTGGAGTTCTGGGCGGCGATCGTGCTGGACTTCGCGGAGGTTCCGGCGCACATGTTCACGTCGATGTTCACGTGCGCCCGCACGGCGGGCTGGAGCGCGCACATCCTGGAGCAGAAGCGCACGGGGCGGCTGGTGCGTCCGTCGGCGACCTACGTGGGGCCGGGGACGCGCGATCCCCGCCAGATCGAGGGGTTCGACAGCATCAGGGGCTGA
- a CDS encoding alpha/beta hydrolase family protein: MKQLMFPDHPTYWFETVRSMSHIAYGGADFGEVLATAGQITPGDPDSWHDAWRATADRISRDAERALAGSHRVSARDGFLRAWNYYRNAEFFLHGDPHDPRILDNYDRATGAFGQYTALVGPDVLRPVRIPFDRAELPGYFYPSPLPGRRPLLLMHSGFDGSAEELHVQGALAAQERGYHVLTFDGPGQPGTRHRHGLLFRPDWEVVVGAVIDWALTLADVDPHRIALLGVSLGGQLCLRAAAFEPRLAAVIAVDGIYDFGAAITAPLGEDGGDGPDIAEAGLRADSAPHIDAALEQAAEDSDTARWALAHGRYVMGGATPREFLARTLDYHLRDGIAEAITCPVLVCEAENDLFFAGQPEQVLAHLTTGDKTLMVFTEAEGADAHCHAGAQRHAVARIHEWLDERVHPEREGAVTSNP, from the coding sequence ATGAAGCAGCTGATGTTCCCCGACCACCCGACCTACTGGTTCGAGACGGTCCGTTCGATGAGCCACATCGCCTACGGAGGAGCCGACTTCGGCGAGGTGCTCGCCACCGCCGGACAGATCACCCCCGGCGACCCCGACAGCTGGCACGACGCCTGGCGGGCCACCGCCGACCGGATCTCCCGCGACGCCGAACGGGCCCTGGCGGGCAGCCACCGGGTCAGCGCCCGCGACGGCTTCCTGCGGGCGTGGAACTACTACCGGAACGCCGAGTTCTTCCTGCACGGCGATCCCCACGACCCGCGCATCCTCGACAACTACGACCGTGCGACAGGGGCGTTCGGCCAGTACACGGCCCTGGTCGGCCCGGACGTGCTGCGCCCGGTGCGGATCCCGTTCGACCGGGCCGAACTGCCCGGCTACTTCTACCCCAGCCCGCTGCCCGGCCGCCGCCCGCTCCTGCTGATGCACAGCGGCTTCGACGGCAGCGCCGAGGAACTGCACGTCCAGGGCGCGCTCGCCGCACAGGAACGCGGCTACCACGTGCTGACCTTCGACGGTCCGGGCCAGCCCGGCACCCGCCACCGCCACGGCCTGCTGTTCCGGCCCGACTGGGAGGTGGTCGTGGGCGCGGTCATCGACTGGGCGCTGACCCTCGCGGACGTCGACCCGCACCGCATCGCGCTGCTCGGAGTGAGCCTCGGCGGACAACTGTGCCTGCGCGCCGCCGCGTTCGAGCCGCGTCTGGCCGCCGTGATCGCGGTCGACGGCATCTACGACTTCGGCGCCGCGATCACCGCACCGCTCGGCGAGGACGGCGGAGACGGACCGGACATCGCCGAAGCCGGGCTGCGGGCGGACTCCGCCCCGCACATCGACGCCGCACTGGAGCAGGCCGCCGAGGACAGCGACACCGCACGCTGGGCGCTCGCCCACGGCCGGTACGTCATGGGCGGCGCCACCCCCCGCGAGTTCCTCGCCCGCACCCTCGACTACCACCTGCGCGACGGCATCGCCGAGGCCATCACCTGCCCGGTGCTGGTCTGCGAGGCCGAGAACGACCTCTTCTTCGCCGGACAGCCCGAGCAGGTCCTCGCGCACCTGACCACCGGGGACAAGACCCTGATGGTGTTCACCGAAGCGGAGGGCGCCGACGCGCACTGCCACGCCGGCGCCCAGCGACACGCCGTCGCCCGCATTCACGAGTGGCTCGACGAGCGGGTCCACCCCGAGCGCGAGGGCGCCGTCACGTCCAACCCGTGA
- a CDS encoding YcaO-like family protein, translated as MSGTDAAAVRAATAADATAGVLDATAPDATAPDDDYGSDAHGSDAHGSDPHGTKAYFTGTHRACPPAQTWARIAPLLPAAGVTRIADVTWLDDIGIPVYQAISPASRYLSVYQGKGLDHISAKVSAAMEAIERHHGAHLDTRPDHTGTAGEVEPGLGYLLDELTLRPRHCLNPATRLDWRAAVRLDDGGPSLVPLECLSLDRRVRPRWRPPLFAATSNGLASGNTRYEAIAHGLYEVIERDAVHRNTPAGPTSVIDPATVAEPAAGLLEKYRAAGVRVGIGVLTTPLNLPCFSVAIVSDGFPLPVYGYGCHLDAQVALCRALTEAAQVRVSVIAGARDDLDDRLYARLRRTMAGAAAPVPPDARPTLGFDTVESVRVPGHRAEAALLTDRIVAVTGRSPLVVDHTRPELGVPVVHVICPGLRMPATL; from the coding sequence ATGAGCGGAACCGACGCCGCGGCCGTCCGGGCGGCCACGGCCGCCGACGCGACCGCCGGTGTGCTCGACGCGACCGCTCCCGACGCGACCGCTCCCGACGACGACTACGGCAGTGATGCACACGGCAGTGACGCACACGGCAGTGACCCACACGGGACCAAGGCGTACTTCACGGGCACGCATCGAGCGTGCCCGCCCGCGCAGACCTGGGCCCGCATCGCCCCGCTGCTGCCGGCCGCCGGTGTCACCCGGATCGCCGACGTGACCTGGCTGGACGACATCGGCATCCCGGTATACCAGGCCATCAGCCCGGCCAGTCGTTACCTGTCGGTGTATCAGGGCAAGGGCCTGGACCACATTTCCGCGAAGGTGTCGGCTGCCATGGAGGCGATCGAACGCCACCACGGCGCGCACCTCGACACCCGGCCCGACCACACCGGTACCGCCGGGGAGGTGGAGCCCGGGCTGGGCTATCTGCTCGACGAACTCACGCTGCGCCCGCGGCACTGCCTCAACCCGGCCACCCGGCTCGACTGGCGTGCCGCGGTACGTCTCGACGACGGCGGCCCGTCGCTGGTGCCGCTGGAGTGTCTGAGCCTGGACCGCCGGGTGCGCCCGCGCTGGCGGCCGCCGCTGTTCGCCGCCACCAGTAATGGCTTGGCCAGCGGAAACACCCGTTACGAGGCGATCGCGCACGGCCTGTACGAGGTGATCGAACGCGATGCGGTCCACCGCAACACCCCCGCCGGGCCCACGTCCGTCATCGACCCCGCCACTGTCGCGGAACCGGCGGCCGGGCTGCTCGAAAAGTACCGGGCGGCCGGGGTGCGGGTCGGGATCGGCGTGCTGACCACACCGCTGAACCTGCCGTGCTTCAGTGTGGCCATCGTGAGCGACGGTTTCCCGCTGCCGGTCTACGGCTACGGGTGCCACCTCGACGCACAGGTCGCCCTGTGCCGGGCGCTCACCGAAGCCGCCCAGGTCCGGGTGTCGGTGATCGCCGGTGCCCGCGACGACCTGGACGACCGCCTCTACGCGCGGTTGCGCCGGACCATGGCCGGTGCGGCGGCGCCGGTGCCGCCCGACGCCCGGCCGACGCTCGGGTTCGACACCGTCGAGTCGGTGCGGGTGCCCGGCCACCGGGCCGAGGCCGCCCTGCTCACCGACCGGATCGTCGCCGTCACCGGCCGCAGCCCGCTGGTGGTCGACCACACCCGCCCCGAACTCGGCGTCCCGGTCGTCCACGTGATCTGCCCCGGGCTGAGGATGCCCGCCACTCTGTGA
- a CDS encoding PAS domain-containing protein — protein MSGSRIEAASALGPDEPEPGGKSGAGGSPGPGVPPVPGGAGGSGAPDGPGSDLLAALLDGMDAALCAFDADAVITHWNREAERILGWSAAEAVGRTGFAGWAVRSADADEVQARLMAAMRAPGRQVHEFALLRKDGGRVLVRTQSSGVRGPDGTPAGVYCAFSEVHAQIDLERAIALSEAMFDDASWGVVLVDVDLRPTVVNAHAARALSTGRTTMLGRPLGDLIVQGVEELEGALQHVLAEGALPAPAEMWVTLRTAEGERRRCWRSGFVRLASPLAEEPVPLGVGWLFRDITAAREAEQEASRLRFRGNQLHRASRAAAECEDPMEAATSYLDFALAGFADHALIDMSADAPALPSAPHSAEEAPVRLVRVAETPSGGASGPCLPVAGAALPVRYRAGHPALQAVARAGAVRTSAAAAPRSAPAATAGTARDAAEAWAAGRQWPPGTVHALCTVLRSRGRTLGVVTFLRGASRLAFERPDAVYAESVAVRVASAIDLARTLAGPGGDPGQLPRPGEDRTRADEDRPDRA, from the coding sequence ATGAGTGGTTCCCGGATCGAGGCAGCCAGTGCGCTGGGCCCCGATGAGCCCGAGCCCGGCGGGAAGTCGGGGGCGGGAGGGAGTCCCGGTCCCGGTGTTCCGCCCGTTCCCGGTGGCGCGGGCGGTTCCGGTGCCCCGGACGGTCCGGGCTCCGATCTGCTGGCGGCGCTGCTGGACGGGATGGATGCCGCGCTCTGCGCGTTCGACGCCGACGCGGTGATCACGCACTGGAACCGCGAGGCGGAGCGCATCCTCGGCTGGTCCGCCGCCGAGGCCGTCGGCCGTACCGGCTTCGCGGGCTGGGCGGTGCGGTCCGCCGACGCCGACGAGGTGCAGGCCCGGCTGATGGCGGCGATGCGCGCCCCCGGCCGTCAGGTCCACGAGTTCGCGCTGCTGCGCAAGGACGGCGGGCGGGTGCTCGTACGGACGCAGTCCTCCGGGGTGCGCGGCCCGGACGGCACACCGGCCGGGGTGTACTGCGCCTTCAGCGAGGTCCACGCGCAGATCGATCTGGAACGGGCGATCGCGCTCAGCGAGGCCATGTTCGACGACGCCTCCTGGGGGGTCGTCCTGGTCGACGTCGATCTGCGGCCGACCGTCGTCAACGCCCATGCCGCGCGGGCGCTCTCGACGGGGCGCACGACGATGCTCGGGCGCCCGCTGGGCGACCTGATCGTGCAGGGCGTCGAGGAACTGGAGGGCGCGCTCCAGCACGTACTCGCCGAGGGGGCGCTCCCCGCTCCGGCCGAGATGTGGGTGACGCTGCGGACCGCCGAGGGCGAGCGGCGGCGCTGCTGGCGCAGCGGGTTCGTGCGGCTGGCCTCGCCGCTCGCGGAGGAGCCTGTTCCGCTCGGGGTCGGCTGGCTGTTCCGTGACATCACCGCCGCCCGGGAGGCCGAGCAGGAGGCGAGCCGGCTCCGCTTCCGCGGCAACCAGCTGCACCGTGCGTCGCGGGCGGCCGCCGAGTGCGAGGACCCGATGGAGGCGGCGACGTCGTATCTGGACTTCGCGCTGGCCGGGTTCGCCGACCATGCGCTGATCGACATGTCCGCCGACGCGCCCGCCCTGCCCTCCGCCCCCCACTCCGCGGAGGAGGCACCCGTCCGGCTCGTCCGGGTGGCCGAGACACCGTCCGGCGGCGCGTCCGGACCGTGCCTGCCGGTGGCGGGCGCCGCCCTGCCGGTGCGCTACCGGGCCGGCCATCCGGCGCTCCAGGCGGTGGCCAGGGCCGGTGCGGTACGGACCAGCGCGGCGGCCGCGCCCCGGTCGGCGCCCGCGGCGACGGCGGGAACGGCCAGGGACGCGGCGGAGGCGTGGGCGGCCGGGCGCCAGTGGCCGCCGGGCACCGTGCACGCGCTGTGCACGGTGCTGCGGAGCAGGGGGAGGACGCTGGGGGTCGTGACCTTCCTGCGCGGGGCGAGCCGCCTCGCCTTCGAACGGCCCGACGCGGTGTACGCGGAGAGCGTCGCCGTACGGGTGGCCTCCGCCATCGACCTGGCGCGGACGCTCGCGGGTCCGGGAGGGGACCCGGGACAACTGCCCCGGCCCGGCGAGGACCGGACGCGGGCCGACGAAGATCGGCCGGACAGGGCTTAG
- a CDS encoding TfuA-like protein has translation MTTRYLFLGPSAPGFVPPPGIVLRPPVAAGDLLALPLAAGDTVGIVDGYFHQVRAVPHKEILAVLDRGVAVLGAASTGALRAAELDTFGMRGVGQIYQDYRCGRLDADDEVALLHGPPESGYRAMSEPLVNIRAGLAAAVREGACAQETADRVIAALRSVPYALRSCQRFPELAGATGLDAGELAALGRHCARNRRDVKRADALALVEALRAEGPGGGRSGEPVPRTVFLADWEDRARRPPGEHADHPGSLSALRVLQLFSPGFPALRRDRVLALLARECAESCGLPPAGGDTAIAHGVHRGVYPDPDEHPDGFDFLRAWLTEDEAVCGDRQRQLRLFLSRSFETEPGTGGDAVFLDDLEPTAEFARAARTAASCHRFTDELSRSRPEFTVDRISPERIAELLVQQWGGTRADAEFHALDRGFGSFAAAIEAARPYYPLIKLAPRT, from the coding sequence GTGACCACGCGCTACCTGTTCCTCGGACCTTCGGCGCCCGGGTTCGTGCCACCGCCCGGAATCGTTCTCCGGCCGCCGGTCGCCGCCGGTGACCTGCTCGCCCTCCCGCTCGCCGCCGGCGACACCGTCGGTATCGTCGACGGCTACTTCCATCAGGTCCGTGCGGTGCCGCACAAGGAGATCCTCGCCGTGCTCGACCGCGGCGTCGCGGTGCTCGGCGCAGCCAGCACAGGTGCCCTGCGCGCCGCCGAACTCGACACCTTCGGGATGCGCGGAGTCGGGCAGATCTATCAGGACTACCGCTGCGGGCGACTCGACGCCGACGACGAGGTCGCCCTGCTGCACGGCCCGCCGGAAAGCGGCTACCGCGCGATGTCCGAGCCCCTCGTCAACATCCGCGCCGGTCTGGCGGCGGCGGTGCGGGAGGGCGCGTGCGCGCAGGAGACGGCCGACCGGGTCATCGCCGCGCTGCGGTCGGTCCCGTATGCGCTGCGCTCCTGTCAGCGGTTTCCCGAACTGGCCGGGGCGACCGGCCTCGACGCCGGGGAACTGGCCGCACTCGGCCGCCATTGCGCGCGCAACCGCCGCGACGTGAAACGCGCCGACGCGCTCGCCCTGGTCGAGGCGCTGCGTGCCGAAGGCCCGGGTGGCGGCCGTTCCGGCGAGCCGGTGCCGCGCACCGTGTTCCTGGCCGACTGGGAGGACCGGGCCCGGCGGCCGCCCGGCGAGCACGCCGACCATCCCGGCAGTCTGTCGGCGTTACGGGTGCTGCAACTGTTCTCGCCCGGATTTCCGGCACTCCGCCGCGACCGGGTCCTGGCGCTGCTGGCCCGTGAATGCGCCGAATCCTGTGGTCTGCCACCGGCCGGGGGCGACACCGCGATCGCCCACGGGGTGCATCGCGGGGTGTACCCGGATCCGGACGAGCACCCGGACGGCTTCGACTTCCTGCGCGCGTGGCTCACCGAGGACGAGGCGGTCTGCGGCGACCGGCAGCGCCAGCTGCGCCTGTTCCTGTCCCGCAGCTTCGAGACCGAACCCGGGACCGGTGGGGACGCGGTGTTCCTCGACGACCTGGAACCCACCGCCGAATTCGCCCGGGCGGCGCGCACAGCCGCCTCCTGCCACCGCTTCACCGACGAACTGTCCAGGAGCAGGCCGGAATTCACGGTGGACCGGATCTCGCCCGAGCGGATCGCCGAACTCCTCGTCCAGCAGTGGGGCGGTACCCGTGCCGATGCCGAATTCCACGCGCTCGACCGCGGGTTCGGCTCGTTCGCGGCCGCGATCGAAGCGGCCCGCCCGTACTACCCGCTGATCAAGCTCGCACCGAGGACCTGA
- a CDS encoding JmjC domain-containing protein — MDVLHRFTDDTGTFHATLARRKPTVFRPADPPTELFPLDELDRWLDTGLLRVPYLQLVTEDGEIELPRFCPPRTILNRIEHGYVDGAAVRELRTEATLLLRYVDQWHPGIRAFCASMREQLGRQVEAFYFVTPPGTQGRPVHRDDADVLIVQTSGAKDWHLYGGPDSDRWAPGTADVVHEAEFTTRLDAGEVLYVPRGHAHRAVAAGGSTSAHLSFTVREAGGPHLQAALADLLATRSGPLRPVGEPELLAAADRMLADARSALAELTPEALVDRARARMRAVGQVPRHG, encoded by the coding sequence ATGGACGTGCTGCACCGCTTCACCGACGACACCGGCACCTTCCACGCCACTCTCGCGCGACGGAAGCCGACGGTGTTCCGCCCGGCGGACCCGCCGACCGAGCTGTTCCCGCTCGACGAGCTGGACCGCTGGCTCGACACGGGGCTGCTGCGGGTGCCGTACCTGCAACTGGTGACCGAGGACGGCGAGATCGAGCTGCCCCGGTTCTGTCCGCCACGCACGATCCTCAACCGGATCGAGCACGGTTACGTCGACGGTGCCGCGGTGCGGGAACTGCGGACCGAGGCGACCCTGCTGCTGCGCTACGTGGATCAGTGGCATCCCGGCATCCGCGCGTTCTGCGCGTCGATGCGCGAGCAGCTCGGCCGCCAGGTGGAGGCGTTCTACTTCGTCACGCCGCCCGGCACCCAGGGCCGGCCGGTGCACCGCGACGACGCCGACGTCCTCATCGTCCAGACCAGCGGGGCCAAGGACTGGCACCTGTACGGGGGCCCGGACAGCGACCGGTGGGCGCCCGGCACCGCCGACGTGGTCCACGAAGCCGAGTTCACCACCCGCCTCGACGCCGGCGAGGTCCTCTACGTTCCGCGCGGCCACGCGCACCGCGCCGTCGCCGCCGGTGGCAGCACCTCCGCCCACCTGTCGTTCACGGTGCGTGAGGCGGGCGGGCCCCATTTGCAGGCCGCCCTGGCCGATCTGCTGGCCACCCGGAGCGGTCCGCTGCGCCCGGTCGGCGAGCCCGAGCTGCTGGCCGCCGCCGACCGGATGCTCGCCGACGCCCGGTCGGCACTGGCCGAGCTGACACCCGAGGCGCTCGTCGACCGGGCCCGCGCCCGCATGAGGGCTGTCGGCCAGGTTCCGCGGCACGGGTAG
- a CDS encoding TetR/AcrR family transcriptional regulator, with the protein MAQNPAPRKRPGGRTARTGRAVHEAVRGLIAEHGRDGFTGRDVAERAGVHEATLYRRWGTLDNLVLDVAASVAQLNEESPIPDTGSLREDLRAWATALVDDLSRPGGLALLRTVLAVRTDESAGQDPDGGRGRDRQLTDFLAARGVVIQQVLDRATARGEATPELATVLDRFLAPLYLRAMFGYREVDHDLDGLVDHTLGGPR; encoded by the coding sequence ATGGCTCAGAACCCAGCCCCCCGCAAACGGCCCGGCGGGCGCACGGCCCGCACCGGACGGGCGGTGCACGAGGCCGTCCGCGGCCTGATCGCCGAACACGGCAGGGACGGCTTCACCGGCCGCGACGTGGCCGAACGCGCAGGGGTGCACGAAGCGACGCTCTACCGGCGGTGGGGAACCCTCGACAACCTCGTGCTCGATGTCGCCGCCTCCGTCGCGCAGCTCAACGAAGAGTCCCCGATCCCCGACACCGGGTCCCTCCGCGAGGACCTGCGGGCCTGGGCGACCGCCCTCGTGGACGACCTCTCGCGGCCGGGCGGGCTGGCACTCCTGCGCACGGTCCTCGCGGTGCGCACCGATGAGTCCGCCGGGCAGGACCCGGACGGCGGCCGGGGCCGGGACCGCCAGCTCACCGACTTCCTCGCGGCCCGCGGCGTGGTCATTCAGCAGGTGCTCGACCGCGCGACCGCCCGCGGAGAAGCCACTCCCGAACTCGCCACCGTGCTCGACCGCTTCCTCGCCCCCCTGTACCTGCGGGCGATGTTCGGCTACCGCGAGGTGGACCACGATCTCGACGGCCTGGTGGACCACACCCTCGGCGGCCCGCGGTAG
- a CDS encoding (2,3-dihydroxybenzoyl)adenylate synthase gives MEQTGEGQTGAGQATALGDSSMLDGFTPWPDEEAAHYRRAGYWQGRTLSDLLRQWAREHSTRTALVHGGTRMTYANLNRRADRMAAGLRLRGIRPGDRVVVQLPNVPEFVVTVFALLRTGAIPVFAPVAHRAAEIGRLVRTTGAAGYVGPVSYRGFDHTGMASRISVEFPFLRRVFTWSGAGAQAGGFSVTSEGCLFFPLSSLDSPPEPDPPLDAGSVAFFLVSGGTAALPELIPRTHDDYAYQARAGGEVLGLTQEDVYLAALPAESNFAFGCPGIVGTLAAGGTVVLIESPEPAEVFRAIGSERVTFTSVVPDIAAQWLDALPAATEDLSSLRVMQIGGGAPPHRATAERLAAAFGCRMQQVFGRAEGFLSATRLDDAAETVLGTQGRPVSPADEIRIDAPAGQTGELLARGPSTVRGYYKADARNARAFTSDGFHRTGDLARLDAHGNLVVQGRTA, from the coding sequence ATGGAGCAGACCGGCGAAGGGCAGACCGGCGCAGGGCAGGCCACCGCACTGGGGGACAGCAGCATGCTCGACGGCTTCACCCCCTGGCCCGACGAGGAAGCGGCACACTACCGGCGGGCCGGGTACTGGCAGGGCCGCACTCTCAGCGATCTGCTGCGGCAATGGGCGCGTGAACACAGCACACGGACCGCCCTGGTGCACGGCGGCACCCGCATGACGTACGCGAACCTGAACCGGCGGGCGGACCGCATGGCCGCCGGTCTCCGGCTGCGCGGCATCCGGCCGGGCGACCGGGTGGTGGTGCAACTGCCGAACGTGCCCGAGTTCGTCGTCACGGTGTTCGCGCTCTTGCGCACCGGGGCGATTCCGGTGTTCGCCCCCGTCGCTCACCGTGCTGCCGAGATCGGCCGTCTCGTCCGGACGACCGGGGCCGCCGGCTATGTCGGCCCCGTGTCCTACCGCGGTTTCGACCACACCGGGATGGCTTCCCGGATCTCGGTCGAATTCCCCTTCCTGCGGCGCGTCTTCACCTGGTCCGGGGCCGGTGCGCAGGCCGGCGGATTCTCCGTGACGTCGGAAGGCTGCCTGTTCTTCCCGCTGAGCTCCCTCGACTCCCCGCCCGAGCCCGACCCGCCGCTCGACGCCGGTTCGGTGGCCTTCTTCCTGGTGTCCGGCGGGACAGCCGCGCTGCCCGAGCTGATCCCGCGTACCCATGACGACTACGCGTACCAGGCCCGCGCCGGCGGCGAAGTCCTCGGGCTCACCCAGGAGGACGTGTATCTGGCGGCCCTGCCTGCGGAGTCCAACTTCGCCTTCGGCTGCCCCGGAATCGTCGGCACGCTCGCTGCCGGAGGGACCGTGGTCCTGATCGAGAGCCCGGAGCCCGCTGAGGTCTTCCGTGCCATCGGGAGCGAACGCGTGACGTTCACCTCCGTGGTACCGGACATCGCGGCACAGTGGCTGGACGCCCTGCCCGCCGCCACGGAGGATCTGTCGAGTCTGCGGGTGATGCAGATCGGAGGAGGCGCACCTCCGCACCGGGCGACGGCGGAACGCCTGGCCGCCGCGTTCGGCTGCCGGATGCAGCAGGTGTTCGGCAGAGCAGAGGGGTTCCTGTCCGCCACCCGGCTCGACGACGCGGCGGAGACCGTCCTGGGTACACAGGGCAGGCCCGTGTCACCCGCCGACGAGATCCGTATCGACGCGCCCGCCGGACAGACCGGGGAGCTGCTGGCCCGCGGCCCCAGCACCGTGCGCGGCTACTACAAGGCTGACGCCCGCAACGCCCGCGCCTTCACTTCCGACGGTTTCCACCGCACCGGCGACCTGGCCCGGCTGGACGCGCACGGCAACCTCGTCGTCCAGGGGCGCACCGCTTAG